In Phoenix dactylifera cultivar Barhee BC4 chromosome 11, palm_55x_up_171113_PBpolish2nd_filt_p, whole genome shotgun sequence, the following are encoded in one genomic region:
- the LOC103706774 gene encoding uncharacterized protein LOC103706774, producing the protein MMALDDCFLFPFQPSLDWDLQTFELGDHHEFMPLATEDPMSSTEASTGYLQDAVAAWSDRCKRRRMTSNSDDDPISMTKDLQDLLQGFWDSNCYADPLDDLNYMLQDNSTVLEDPPSSSMPMTGPSTQDAIASQHQQEPLSSLSSQEEPLRTDTGWKATKESRDTKASPHPSLRVIKSFSPKETESWRGKKKKEAMGVVYPFAVVKPGGLEGDVTLDDINARILMRPARPVHHPVGDFAGGPCVSADGPGLSGKAVASLTRIHTKGRGTITIIRTRG; encoded by the exons ATGATGGCCTTAGACGACTGTTTTCTTTTCCCCTTCCAACCCTCCTTGGATTGGGATCTACAGACCTTTGAACTTGGCGATCACCATGAATTCATGCCTTTGG CTACGGAGGATCCGATGTCGTCGACGGAGGCCTCCACCGGGTATTTACAAGATGCGGTGGCTGCGTGGAGTGATCGGTGCAAGCGGAGACGAATGACTTCAAATTCTGATGACGATCCGATCTCGATGACAAAAGATCTCCAAGATCTTCTTCAa GGGTTTTGGGATTCAAATTGCTATGCAGATCCCTTGGATGATTTGAATTACATGCTTCAAGATAACAGTACCGTCTTAG AAGATCCTCCGAGTTCCTCCATGCCCATGACAGGACCCAGCACCCAAGACGCAATTGCATCACAACACCAACAGGAGcccctctcttctctttcttctcaagAGGAACCCTTACGTACAGACACAGGTTGGAAAGCTACGAAGGAGTCAAGAGACACCAAGGCTTCTCCTCATCCTTCCCTCAGAGTAATCAAAAGTTTCTCTCCCAAAG AAACCGAGAGCTGGCGTggtaagaagaagaaggaggcaaTGGGGGTGGTGTATCCCTTCGCAGTGGTGAAGCCAGGAGGGCTGGAAGGGGACGTGACGCTCGACGACATCAACGCAAGGATTCTCATGCGCCCAGCACGACCTGTGCACCATCCCGTAGGGGATTTCGCCGGCGGTCCGTGTGTGTCGGCCGATGGGCCAGGACTTTCTGGGAAGGCAGTGGCGAGCCTCACAAGGATCCACACTAAAGGGAGGGGGACTATCACTATCATAAGAACAAGAGGGTGA